The following proteins are encoded in a genomic region of Fundidesulfovibrio putealis DSM 16056:
- a CDS encoding SGNH/GDSL hydrolase family protein has protein sequence MRIVDIRTEVALCGTICLDVSGSVSRIPHDVQTHSGLEYLKKCPAGVRVAFRTNSKVIKVAFNQVGQASGTDTFSAFSIGAFDIVTNGVMRRPFSLLWCKTFDDSYTTYSLGGDVNDVVVYMPTYSICPEFNIYVDDYSYCAPIVYQKKLLFYGTSITQGAASCRPALNYASRLCAMLGCDYYNFGFGGNAIGDHRMVGILKSIDSDLYIIKSARQAYGNVKHNIVRMVREIKEVDVNRSILIISALGDQFEVDMFNGSVSLDKRRKLAFEAYDILRKEFSNIYFADGLELLSGIESDLFHDGVHPNSIGHKSIASRLFPIVQSILARSKTSPNEIC, from the coding sequence ATGCGGATAGTTGATATTCGAACTGAAGTAGCGCTTTGCGGCACCATTTGTCTCGATGTCTCTGGTTCTGTGTCTAGGATCCCCCACGATGTACAGACACATAGTGGTCTTGAATATTTGAAGAAATGTCCTGCTGGGGTGCGGGTCGCGTTTCGAACGAATTCAAAAGTCATTAAGGTTGCGTTTAATCAGGTTGGGCAGGCATCTGGCACGGATACTTTCTCAGCCTTTTCGATTGGCGCATTTGATATTGTAACTAATGGTGTGATGCGCAGGCCGTTTTCATTGCTGTGGTGTAAGACATTCGATGACAGCTATACAACGTATTCGTTGGGCGGCGATGTGAATGATGTCGTCGTGTATATGCCAACGTACAGCATATGCCCGGAATTCAATATCTATGTTGATGACTACTCATACTGTGCTCCGATAGTATATCAGAAAAAGTTGTTGTTTTATGGGACAAGTATCACGCAAGGTGCAGCATCGTGCAGACCTGCACTCAATTACGCGTCACGATTGTGCGCCATGTTGGGTTGTGACTACTATAATTTTGGATTTGGAGGGAATGCCATCGGGGATCATCGAATGGTGGGCATTCTTAAGAGTATAGATTCTGACCTTTATATTATAAAGAGCGCGCGTCAAGCGTACGGAAATGTAAAACATAACATTGTCCGGATGGTTCGTGAGATCAAAGAAGTTGACGTCAATCGGTCTATATTGATAATTTCTGCCTTGGGTGATCAATTTGAAGTTGATATGTTTAACGGATCAGTCAGTCTCGACAAGAGACGGAAACTTGCATTTGAAGCATATGATATTTTGCGTAAAGAGTTCTCCAATATTTATTTTGCAGACGGCCTCGAATTGCTTTCAGGTATTGAGTCCGACTTGTTTCACGACGGTGTGCATCCAAATTCAATTGGGCATAAGTCTATTGCTTCAAGATTGTTTCCTATTGTTCAATCCATACTTGCGAGAAGCAAAACATCACCGAACGAAATCTGCTAA
- a CDS encoding methyl-accepting chemotaxis protein, with protein MKLATKLYGGFGALLLFVAGIGLFAIIEMRAIYAETELLADDWLPSIVDVGQISDAIQSFRRYELIHIMSTDEKEMRRYEALMQESLNKAEEAIRILDPLITAEQREERKIFDEFLASWKQYKAEHDKIVKISVMNQDKAVQIATGDSAKAIQATIASLNKITAINTKGGKDSAAKAIEAFTIGQTSLIAAVLAAVAVGLALAFLLARNVLSQMGEDPGYLRQVAGEIASGNLDVSFKPVQGNGGVYAVLIQMVSTLKEKITEADQKSQDAAQQAKAAEDATLQAEEAKQQAERARADGMLQAAGKLEEVASIISSASEELAAQVEQSSRGTEIQAGRVGETATSMEEMNATVLEVARNASQAAETSDQAKRRAQEGAGVVSEVVREIGLVEKQALELKSDMASLGAQAESIGRIMNVISDIADQTNLLALNAAIEAARAGDAGRGFAVVADEVRKLAEKTMTATKEVGDAIHGIQDGARKNVGAVDRTVSLIGDATGLAGKSGESLRAIVELVDASSDQVRSIATASEQQSAASEEINRAIEDISRISNENADAMNQSAQAVMELAEQAQALSRLIGELKAEAGVPQAALAAAAPHAIGRTQAKPKALGAGSGKGLDSTIARVIGEK; from the coding sequence ATGAAACTGGCCACCAAGCTGTACGGCGGGTTCGGGGCGTTGCTTCTTTTCGTCGCAGGCATCGGCCTGTTCGCTATCATTGAAATGCGCGCCATCTACGCGGAAACAGAGCTGCTGGCCGACGACTGGCTGCCCAGCATCGTAGACGTCGGACAGATCAGCGACGCAATCCAGAGTTTTCGCCGCTATGAGCTGATCCACATCATGTCCACCGACGAGAAGGAGATGCGCCGCTACGAAGCCCTGATGCAGGAGTCGCTGAACAAGGCCGAGGAGGCCATCCGAATCCTGGACCCGCTCATCACTGCCGAGCAGCGCGAGGAGCGCAAGATATTCGACGAGTTCCTGGCCTCCTGGAAGCAATACAAGGCCGAGCACGACAAGATCGTCAAGATCTCGGTGATGAACCAGGACAAGGCCGTTCAGATCGCCACGGGCGACTCCGCCAAGGCCATCCAGGCCACCATCGCCAGCCTGAACAAGATCACCGCCATCAACACCAAGGGCGGCAAGGACAGCGCCGCCAAGGCCATCGAGGCCTTCACCATCGGCCAGACCAGCCTCATCGCGGCCGTTCTGGCAGCCGTGGCCGTGGGCCTAGCCCTGGCCTTCCTCCTGGCCCGCAACGTGCTTTCCCAGATGGGGGAGGACCCCGGCTATCTGAGGCAGGTGGCTGGCGAGATCGCCTCCGGCAACCTGGACGTCAGCTTCAAGCCCGTGCAGGGAAACGGCGGCGTGTATGCGGTGCTCATCCAGATGGTGTCCACCCTCAAGGAAAAAATCACCGAGGCAGACCAGAAATCCCAGGACGCCGCCCAGCAGGCCAAGGCCGCCGAGGATGCCACGCTCCAGGCCGAAGAGGCCAAGCAGCAGGCCGAACGCGCACGGGCCGACGGCATGCTGCAGGCTGCGGGCAAGCTGGAGGAAGTGGCCTCCATCATCTCCTCCGCTTCCGAGGAACTGGCCGCCCAGGTTGAGCAGTCCAGCCGGGGTACCGAGATCCAAGCCGGGCGCGTTGGCGAGACTGCCACCTCCATGGAGGAGATGAACGCCACAGTGCTGGAAGTGGCCCGCAACGCCTCCCAGGCCGCCGAGACCTCCGACCAGGCCAAACGCAGAGCCCAGGAGGGCGCGGGCGTGGTCAGCGAGGTGGTGCGCGAGATCGGCCTGGTGGAGAAGCAGGCCCTGGAGCTCAAGTCCGACATGGCCAGCTTGGGCGCGCAGGCCGAGTCCATCGGACGCATCATGAACGTGATCTCCGACATCGCCGACCAGACCAACCTCCTGGCCCTGAACGCCGCCATCGAGGCGGCGCGCGCTGGCGACGCCGGGCGCGGTTTCGCCGTGGTGGCCGACGAAGTGCGAAAACTTGCCGAAAAGACCATGACCGCCACCAAGGAAGTGGGCGACGCCATCCACGGCATCCAGGACGGCGCGCGCAAGAACGTGGGCGCTGTGGACCGCACGGTGTCGCTCATCGGGGACGCCACCGGGCTTGCCGGAAAGTCGGGCGAGTCCCTCAGGGCCATCGTGGAGCTGGTGGACGCCTCCTCAGACCAGGTGCGCTCCATCGCCACCGCCTCGGAACAGCAGTCCGCCGCCAGCGAGGAGATCAACCGGGCCATCGAGGACATCAGCCGCATCTCCAACGAGAACGCCGACGCCATGAACCAGTCCGCCCAGGCCGTGATGGAGCTGGCCGAGCAGGCCCAGGCCCTAAGCCGCCTGATCGGCGAACTGAAGGCCGAGGCCGGAGTGCCCCAGGCGGCCCTTGCGGCCGCCGCGCCGCATGCGATCGGCAGGACGCAGGCGAAACCCAAGGCGCTGGGAGCAGGATCAGGCAAAGGGCTCGATTCCACCATCGCCAGAGTCATCGGAGAGAAGTAA